Proteins co-encoded in one Vibrio fortis genomic window:
- a CDS encoding TrkH family potassium uptake protein translates to MQFRSIIRIVGLLLALFSVSMLAPALVALIYRDGAGVPFVTTFFVLLFCGATCWFPNRRHKHELKARDGFLIVVLFWTVIGSAGALPFLIADNPNVSVTDAFFESFSALTTTGATVIVGLDDLPKAILFYRQFLQWFGGMGIIVLAVAILPVLGIGGMQLYRAEIPGPVKDSKMTPRIAETAKALWYIYLSLTIACAVAFWLAGMSFFDAISHSFSTIAIGGFSTHDASMGYFNSPAINMITVVFLLISACNYSLHFAAFASGGVHPKYYWKDPEFRAFIFIQAVLFLVCFLLLLNHHSYDSYYDAFDQALFQTVSISTTAGFTTTGFSEWPLFLPVLLLFSSFIGGCAGSTGGGMKVIRILLLTLQGAREMKRLVHPRAVYTIKVGGTALPQRVVDAVWGFFSAYALVFVVCMLALIATGMDELSAFSAVAATLNNLGPGLGEVAVHFGDVNDKAKWVLIVSMLFGRLEIFTLLILLTPTFWRS, encoded by the coding sequence ATGCAATTTCGCTCAATTATTCGAATCGTCGGATTATTATTAGCACTCTTTAGTGTCTCAATGCTTGCACCCGCGCTGGTGGCATTGATCTATCGAGATGGTGCTGGTGTTCCTTTTGTTACGACTTTCTTTGTTTTACTTTTTTGTGGTGCTACCTGTTGGTTTCCAAACCGTCGTCATAAGCATGAATTAAAGGCCAGAGATGGCTTTCTTATCGTTGTTCTTTTCTGGACCGTAATCGGTAGTGCCGGTGCACTCCCTTTCTTAATCGCAGATAACCCAAACGTTTCTGTTACCGATGCCTTCTTTGAATCCTTCTCGGCTTTAACCACAACAGGTGCCACTGTGATTGTGGGGCTTGATGATCTGCCTAAAGCGATTCTTTTTTATCGCCAGTTCCTACAGTGGTTCGGTGGTATGGGGATCATCGTACTCGCGGTAGCGATTTTACCGGTATTGGGCATCGGTGGTATGCAGCTATATAGAGCGGAAATCCCTGGTCCTGTTAAAGACAGTAAGATGACACCGAGGATTGCCGAAACCGCGAAAGCACTTTGGTATATCTACTTAAGTTTAACTATTGCTTGTGCGGTGGCGTTTTGGTTGGCGGGGATGAGTTTCTTCGATGCAATTAGCCATAGCTTCTCGACTATAGCCATCGGTGGCTTCTCGACGCACGATGCCAGCATGGGTTACTTCAATAGCCCGGCGATTAACATGATCACGGTAGTGTTCCTGCTTATTTCGGCATGTAACTACTCTCTCCACTTTGCCGCATTTGCATCTGGTGGTGTTCATCCGAAGTACTATTGGAAAGATCCTGAGTTCCGTGCCTTTATCTTTATTCAAGCAGTGTTGTTTTTGGTTTGCTTCTTATTACTACTGAATCACCACTCTTACGACTCTTATTATGACGCGTTTGATCAGGCGCTGTTCCAGACGGTCTCGATTTCAACGACTGCCGGTTTCACAACTACGGGTTTTTCAGAGTGGCCACTGTTCTTGCCAGTTCTGCTTTTATTCTCTTCTTTTATAGGGGGGTGTGCAGGTTCGACTGGTGGCGGTATGAAAGTCATCCGTATTCTACTGCTGACCCTGCAAGGCGCTCGTGAAATGAAGCGCTTGGTTCACCCACGTGCGGTTTACACCATCAAGGTTGGTGGTACGGCACTTCCTCAACGTGTTGTTGATGCGGTATGGGGATTCTTCTCTGCTTATGCTCTGGTGTTCGTAGTCTGTATGCTGGCTCTTATCGCAACAGGTATGGATGAACTGAGTGCATTCTCTGCTGTGGCGGCGACATTGAACAATCTAGGCCCTGGTCTAGGAGAAGTAGCAGTCCACTTCGGTGATGTTAATGACAAAGCAAAGTGGGTATTGATTGTCTCTATGCTGTTTGGGCGCTTAGAGATTTTCACTCTATTAATTCTATTAACGCCTACGTTCTGGCGTAGCTAA
- the hemG gene encoding menaquinone-dependent protoporphyrinogen IX dehydrogenase: MAKALFLYSSREGQTKKILNYIKEEMVEFDCDIRDLHTVGDVDFAQYDKVLIGASIRYGHLNKKLYQFIEHNLTQLQSNKVAFFCVNLTARKEDQGKDTPEGSAYIKTFLKKSPWQPSLIGVFAGALYYPRYNFFDRTMIRFIMTMTGGETDTSKEVEYTNWQKVSLFTEKLKNL, from the coding sequence GTGGCAAAAGCACTATTTCTTTACTCAAGCCGAGAAGGGCAGACTAAAAAGATTCTTAACTATATAAAAGAAGAGATGGTGGAGTTTGATTGCGACATTCGCGATCTGCATACCGTCGGCGACGTAGATTTCGCTCAGTATGACAAAGTACTGATTGGTGCCTCTATTCGTTATGGTCATCTTAATAAAAAGCTGTATCAGTTTATTGAGCACAATCTTACTCAGCTTCAATCGAATAAAGTGGCGTTCTTCTGCGTGAACCTAACCGCTCGCAAAGAAGACCAAGGTAAAGATACGCCGGAAGGCAGTGCTTATATAAAGACATTCCTTAAGAAGTCTCCGTGGCAACCGTCTTTAATAGGTGTGTTCGCAGGTGCCCTCTATTACCCTAGATACAACTTCTTCGACAGAACCATGATTCGCTTTATTATGACGATGACTGGTGGTGAAACGGATACCAGTAAAGAAGTTGAGTACACCAACTGGCAAAAAGTCTCTTTATTTACTGAAAAACTCAAGAATCTATAA
- the ilvY gene encoding HTH-type transcriptional activator IlvY, whose product MNIKSLQLFIHLCDSKNFSKTAAAMHVSPSALSRQIQKLEDETGQELLIRDNRSVDLTPAGKQLLPVALNIVSEWQQYNLHLKGGEQELKGEIRIFCSVTASYSHLPELITEFRALHPYIEFKLSTGDPAQAIDKILNDEVDIAISAKPDILPSRLEFETISDIPLSVISPAGVSSFSQQLQAEHIDWNDLPFIIPEAGTARERANAWFKKLKIKPNIYAQVSGHEAIVSMVALGCGIGIAPDVVINNSPVRDKVERLKIEPIKPFELGVCCKRAQLDNPLIRAFWQVAEGKYLTD is encoded by the coding sequence ATGAACATAAAATCATTACAGTTATTCATACATTTGTGTGACAGCAAAAACTTCAGCAAGACTGCGGCGGCGATGCACGTCAGCCCATCGGCTTTAAGTCGCCAAATACAGAAACTCGAAGATGAAACAGGGCAAGAGCTGCTGATTCGAGATAACCGTAGTGTCGACCTCACTCCAGCAGGAAAACAATTGCTTCCCGTTGCACTCAATATTGTCAGTGAATGGCAACAGTACAACCTTCATTTAAAAGGCGGAGAACAAGAGCTGAAAGGTGAGATTCGAATCTTCTGCTCAGTGACTGCAAGCTATAGTCATCTGCCTGAGTTAATTACTGAGTTTCGAGCGCTCCATCCTTATATTGAATTTAAACTCTCAACGGGCGACCCAGCTCAAGCGATAGATAAGATCCTCAATGACGAAGTCGATATCGCTATTTCCGCTAAGCCAGATATCCTTCCATCACGCCTCGAATTTGAAACGATTAGTGATATCCCGCTATCTGTTATTTCTCCAGCAGGAGTCAGTAGCTTCAGCCAACAACTACAGGCTGAGCACATCGATTGGAATGATCTGCCATTCATCATCCCAGAGGCAGGCACAGCTCGTGAGCGTGCCAATGCCTGGTTTAAGAAGCTAAAAATCAAACCTAATATCTATGCTCAGGTATCTGGACATGAAGCGATAGTTAGTATGGTGGCGCTTGGGTGTGGTATTGGAATTGCCCCAGATGTAGTGATCAATAACAGCCCAGTAAGAGATAAGGTTGAACGCTTAAAGATAGAACCAATTAAGCCCTTTGAATTAGGCGTATGTTGTAAGCGAGCGCAATTGGATAACCCACTTATTCGAGCATTCTGGCAGGTTGCAGAAGGGAAATATTTAACGGATTAA
- the ilvC gene encoding ketol-acid reductoisomerase, with amino-acid sequence MANYFNTLNLREQLDQLGRCRFMDRSEFATEADYLKGKKVVIVGCGAQGLNQGLNMRDSGLDVAYALRQAAIDEQRQSYKNAKENGFEVDSYENLIPEADLVINLTPDKQHTNVVETVMPLMKEGAALGYSHGFNIVEEGMQIRKDLTVVMVAPKCPGTEVREEYKRGFGVPTLIAVHPENDPKGEGWDIAKAWAAGTGGHRAGCLESSFVAEVKSDLVGEQTILCGMLQAGSIVSYEKMVAEGIDPSYAGKLLQYGWETVTEALKFGGVTHMMDRLSNPAKIKAFELSEELKDLMRPLYNKHMDDVITGHFSSTMMADWANDDANLLGWREETGQTAFENYPEGDVEISEQEYFDNGILMVAMVRAGVELAFEAMTASGIIDESAYYESLHELPLIANTVARKRLYEMNVVISDTAEYGNYLFANVATPLLREKFMPSVSTDVIGKGLGETSNQVDNARLIEVNEAIRNHPVEYIGEELRAYMSDMKRIAVGG; translated from the coding sequence ATGGCTAACTATTTCAATACTTTAAACCTACGCGAGCAGCTAGACCAATTAGGTCGTTGTCGTTTCATGGACCGCAGTGAATTTGCAACTGAAGCGGATTACCTGAAAGGTAAGAAAGTCGTTATCGTTGGTTGTGGTGCTCAAGGCCTAAACCAAGGTCTAAACATGCGTGATTCTGGTCTAGACGTAGCTTACGCACTTCGTCAGGCTGCGATTGACGAGCAACGTCAATCTTACAAAAACGCGAAAGAGAACGGTTTTGAAGTAGATAGCTACGAAAACCTAATCCCTGAAGCAGATCTAGTGATCAACCTAACTCCAGACAAACAGCATACAAACGTTGTTGAGACAGTAATGCCTCTAATGAAAGAGGGTGCTGCACTAGGTTACTCACACGGCTTCAACATTGTTGAAGAAGGCATGCAAATTCGTAAAGACCTAACGGTTGTTATGGTTGCACCTAAGTGTCCAGGTACAGAAGTACGTGAAGAGTACAAGCGTGGCTTCGGTGTTCCGACTCTTATCGCCGTTCACCCAGAGAACGATCCAAAGGGTGAAGGTTGGGATATCGCGAAAGCATGGGCTGCTGGTACTGGTGGTCACCGTGCGGGCTGTCTAGAGTCTTCATTTGTTGCTGAAGTGAAATCGGACCTAGTGGGCGAACAGACTATTCTATGTGGCATGCTACAAGCAGGTTCTATCGTTTCTTACGAGAAGATGGTTGCTGAAGGTATCGATCCGAGCTACGCAGGTAAGCTTCTACAGTACGGTTGGGAAACTGTTACGGAAGCACTAAAGTTTGGTGGTGTGACACACATGATGGACCGTCTATCAAACCCGGCGAAAATCAAAGCGTTCGAGCTTTCTGAAGAGCTAAAAGATCTAATGCGTCCACTGTACAACAAGCACATGGATGACGTAATCACAGGTCACTTCTCTAGCACTATGATGGCTGACTGGGCAAACGACGATGCGAACCTACTAGGCTGGCGTGAAGAGACAGGTCAAACTGCATTCGAAAACTACCCTGAAGGTGATGTTGAAATCTCTGAGCAAGAGTACTTCGACAACGGTATCCTAATGGTTGCGATGGTTCGTGCAGGTGTTGAACTAGCATTCGAAGCAATGACTGCATCTGGCATCATCGATGAGTCTGCGTATTACGAATCTCTACATGAGCTTCCACTAATCGCGAACACGGTTGCTCGTAAGCGCCTATACGAAATGAACGTAGTAATCTCTGATACAGCTGAATACGGTAACTACCTATTTGCAAATGTAGCAACGCCATTACTGCGTGAGAAGTTCATGCCTTCAGTATCGACAGACGTGATTGGTAAAGGTCTAGGTGAAACATCTAACCAAGTCGACAACGCTCGTCTAATTGAAGTTAATGAAGCTATCCGTAACCACCCAGTTGAGTACATCGGTGAAGAGCTACGTGCTTACATGAGCGACATGAAACGTATCGCAGTAGGCGGCTAA
- the ubiK gene encoding ubiquinone biosynthesis accessory factor UbiK: MFDPKKLEQIAKQIHDSMPQPVKELGSDVDQKVRQVIQGQLNKLDVVSREEFDVQTQVLLRTRQKLTEMEQKLADLEAKLADK, translated from the coding sequence ATGTTTGATCCAAAAAAACTAGAGCAGATTGCGAAACAAATCCATGACTCTATGCCTCAGCCAGTGAAAGAGCTAGGTTCTGATGTGGACCAAAAGGTTCGCCAAGTTATCCAAGGCCAACTAAACAAGCTAGACGTTGTCAGCCGTGAAGAGTTCGATGTTCAAACTCAGGTTCTACTGCGTACACGTCAGAAGCTGACTGAGATGGAACAAAAACTAGCAGATCTAGAAGCGAAGCTAGCTGACAAATAA
- a CDS encoding multidrug efflux RND transporter permease subunit: protein MRFTDVFIKRPVLAVSISFLIALLGLQAIFKMQVREYPEMTNTVVTVTTSYYGASADLIQGFITQPLEQAVAQADNIDYMTSSSVLGSSTITVNMKLNTDPNAALSDILAKTNSVRSQLPKEAEDPTVTMSTGSTTAVLYIGFTSDELASSQITDYLERVINPQLFTVNGVSKVDLYGGMKYALRVWLDPSKMAAVDLTASDVMTVLNANNYQSATGQATGEFVLYNGSADTQVSNTEELENLVVRSGEGEIIRLSDIAKVSLEKSHDVYRASANGQEAVVAAINAAPSANPINIAADVLELLPQLEKNLPSNISMNVMYDSTIAINESIQEVIKTILEAALIVLVVITLFLGSFRAVLIPIVTIPLSLIGVAMVMQAMGFSWNLMTLLAMVLAIGLVVDDAIVVLENVDRHIKLGESPFRAAIIGTREIAVPVIAMTLTLGAVYAPIAMMGGITGSLFKEFALTLAGSVFVSGIVALTLSPMMCSKMLKAHAEPSKFEQKVHGVLDGMTNRYERMLGAVMQHRPVFIGFAIIVFASLPMLFKFIPSELAPSEDKGVIMLMGTAPSNANLDFMQNTMNDVNTILSDQPEVAYAQVFTGVPNANQAFGIASMVPWSERETSQSEVANRVGELVKDVPGMAVTAFQMPELPGAGSGLPIQFVITTPNSFESLFQITTDILAEVSSNPLFVYSDLDLNYDSATMKINIDKDKAGAYGVTMQDIGITLGTMMSDGYVNRIDLNGRSYEVIPQVERKFRLNPESMNNYYVRAADGRAVPLGSLITIDVVAEPRSLPHFNQLNSATIGAVPAPGAAMGDAIAWFENIAETKLPSGYNHDYMGEARQYVTEGSALYATFGLALAIIFLVLAIQFESVKDPLVIMVSVPLAICGALIALAWGAATMNIYSQVGLITLVGLITKHGILICEVAKEEQLHHQKSRIEAVMEAAKVRLRPILMTTAAMIAGLIPLMYASGAGAAQRFSIGIVIVAGLAIGTIFTLFVLPVIYSYLAEKHKPLPVFVEDKDLEKLARVDEAKAAQRELADNN from the coding sequence ATGCGCTTTACTGATGTTTTTATTAAACGTCCAGTTCTAGCGGTATCCATCAGCTTTTTGATAGCCCTGCTTGGCTTGCAAGCAATCTTCAAAATGCAGGTGCGTGAATACCCAGAAATGACGAATACCGTAGTAACCGTTACCACGAGTTACTACGGTGCGAGTGCCGACCTTATACAAGGTTTTATTACCCAACCCCTAGAGCAAGCTGTTGCTCAGGCGGATAATATTGACTATATGACTTCATCGTCGGTTCTTGGTAGCTCTACCATTACCGTCAACATGAAGTTGAACACAGATCCAAACGCGGCTCTGTCGGACATATTGGCCAAGACAAACTCGGTACGTTCTCAGCTTCCAAAAGAGGCAGAAGATCCAACCGTAACGATGTCTACAGGTTCAACTACGGCGGTACTCTACATTGGCTTTACCAGTGATGAGTTGGCTTCGAGTCAGATTACCGACTACCTAGAACGTGTAATTAACCCGCAGCTATTCACGGTAAACGGTGTATCGAAAGTTGATCTATATGGTGGTATGAAATACGCACTACGTGTATGGCTAGATCCGTCAAAAATGGCGGCAGTTGACCTAACTGCTAGCGATGTTATGACGGTATTGAACGCCAACAACTACCAATCGGCAACAGGCCAAGCAACGGGTGAGTTCGTACTTTACAACGGTAGTGCCGATACACAGGTTTCAAATACTGAAGAGCTAGAAAACCTTGTTGTAAGAAGTGGCGAAGGCGAGATCATTCGTCTGTCTGACATTGCTAAGGTATCTCTTGAGAAGAGCCATGATGTTTATCGTGCGAGTGCCAATGGCCAAGAGGCTGTTGTAGCAGCGATCAACGCAGCACCGAGTGCTAACCCGATCAATATTGCAGCAGATGTACTTGAGCTTCTTCCTCAACTAGAGAAGAACCTACCAAGCAACATCTCGATGAACGTGATGTATGACTCGACCATCGCTATAAATGAGTCTATTCAAGAGGTTATTAAGACCATTCTTGAAGCGGCCTTGATCGTACTGGTCGTTATCACCCTGTTCCTAGGTTCGTTCCGTGCGGTACTGATTCCAATCGTTACTATTCCACTGTCTCTAATCGGTGTGGCAATGGTAATGCAGGCGATGGGCTTCTCATGGAACCTAATGACACTACTGGCAATGGTACTCGCGATCGGTCTGGTAGTAGACGATGCGATCGTTGTTCTTGAGAACGTCGACCGTCACATCAAGCTTGGTGAGTCGCCATTCCGTGCAGCAATCATCGGTACTCGTGAAATCGCGGTTCCAGTTATTGCAATGACGCTAACGCTAGGTGCGGTATACGCGCCGATCGCGATGATGGGTGGCATCACGGGCTCACTATTTAAAGAGTTCGCACTGACACTTGCCGGTTCGGTTTTTGTATCCGGTATCGTGGCACTGACGCTTTCACCGATGATGTGTTCAAAAATGCTTAAAGCTCACGCTGAGCCAAGCAAGTTTGAGCAGAAGGTACACGGTGTTCTTGATGGTATGACTAACCGCTACGAGCGCATGCTTGGCGCTGTTATGCAACATCGTCCGGTGTTCATCGGTTTTGCTATCATCGTATTTGCCAGCCTGCCAATGCTGTTCAAATTTATCCCTAGTGAGCTTGCGCCATCTGAGGATAAAGGTGTAATCATGCTTATGGGTACCGCACCATCGAATGCGAACCTAGACTTCATGCAAAACACCATGAACGACGTCAATACGATTCTATCTGATCAACCAGAAGTAGCGTACGCTCAAGTATTTACCGGTGTACCAAACGCAAACCAAGCCTTTGGTATTGCATCTATGGTGCCTTGGAGTGAGCGTGAGACAAGTCAATCAGAAGTGGCTAACCGTGTCGGTGAGTTAGTTAAAGATGTACCAGGGATGGCAGTAACGGCGTTCCAAATGCCAGAGCTTCCAGGTGCAGGTTCAGGTCTTCCAATTCAGTTTGTTATCACAACACCAAACAGCTTTGAGAGCCTTTTCCAGATCACGACTGACATTCTGGCAGAAGTATCTTCAAACCCGCTATTCGTTTACTCAGATCTTGATCTGAACTACGACTCAGCAACCATGAAGATCAACATCGATAAAGACAAAGCCGGTGCTTACGGCGTGACAATGCAAGATATCGGTATCACGCTAGGTACCATGATGTCAGATGGTTACGTAAACCGTATCGACCTCAATGGTCGTTCGTACGAGGTTATCCCACAGGTTGAGCGTAAATTCCGTCTTAACCCTGAGTCGATGAACAACTACTACGTACGTGCAGCTGATGGCAGAGCCGTTCCTCTAGGCAGCTTGATTACCATTGATGTGGTGGCAGAGCCTCGCTCTCTTCCTCACTTCAACCAATTAAACTCAGCAACGATTGGTGCAGTACCTGCTCCAGGCGCTGCGATGGGTGACGCAATTGCATGGTTTGAAAACATTGCAGAGACCAAGCTACCAAGTGGTTACAACCATGACTACATGGGTGAGGCTCGCCAATACGTAACCGAAGGTAGCGCGCTATACGCAACATTTGGTCTAGCACTGGCGATCATCTTCCTAGTACTGGCGATTCAGTTCGAGTCTGTGAAAGATCCACTGGTTATCATGGTTTCGGTACCGCTAGCAATCTGTGGTGCATTGATTGCCCTTGCGTGGGGTGCAGCAACCATGAACATCTACTCACAAGTCGGTTTGATCACGCTGGTTGGCCTGATTACCAAGCACGGTATCTTGATTTGTGAGGTTGCAAAAGAAGAACAGCTACACCACCAGAAATCACGTATTGAAGCGGTGATGGAAGCGGCGAAGGTTCGTCTACGTCCGATCCTAATGACAACTGCAGCAATGATTGCTGGTCTTATCCCACTGATGTACGCAAGTGGTGCAGGTGCAGCTCAGCGCTTTAGTATCGGTATCGTAATCGTTGCTGGTTTGGCTATTGGTACTATCTTTACTCTGTTCGTACTGCCTGTTATCTACAGCTACCTAGCAGAGAAACACAAGCCACTACCGGTTTTTGTTGAAGATAAAGACCTAGAGAAACTGGCTCGTGTCGACGAGGCAAAAGCAGCTCAAAGAGAATTAGCTGACAACAACTAA
- a CDS encoding efflux RND transporter periplasmic adaptor subunit, which translates to MKKWTFFMLLIAVLLFGSVIGFNMFKQQKIAEYMANRPEPEFPVTVTDVQPIDWVPVIEAIGFIEPNQGVTLANETSGVIDQISFESGTEVKSDQLLVRLDSDVEKANLKSSQARLPAAQAKYKRYQGLFKKGSISKEAYDEAEANYFSLSADIESLKASIARREIRAPFDGTVGIRNVYLGQYLQSGTDIVRLEDTSVMRLRFTVSQTDISRINVGQAVDIFVDAYPETPFEGSISAIEPAVSVQSGLIQVQADIPNSDGKLRSGMFARANIILPTLENQVALPQTAITFTLYGDNVYILTEEDGVKRVTQHVVKVGERTADIAHILEGVKAGDVVVTSGQVRLSNGAKVRVVESDAITPPSETPQL; encoded by the coding sequence ATGAAAAAGTGGACTTTCTTCATGTTACTCATCGCTGTGCTTCTTTTTGGCAGCGTAATTGGGTTCAACATGTTCAAACAACAAAAAATTGCTGAATACATGGCAAACCGACCTGAGCCTGAGTTCCCAGTAACGGTAACTGACGTTCAACCGATCGACTGGGTTCCAGTAATCGAAGCTATCGGTTTCATCGAACCCAACCAAGGTGTGACACTGGCGAACGAAACCAGCGGCGTTATCGATCAAATCTCTTTTGAATCTGGTACTGAGGTTAAGAGCGACCAACTATTAGTTCGCCTAGATTCAGACGTTGAGAAAGCTAATCTGAAAAGCTCTCAAGCGCGTCTACCGGCTGCTCAAGCTAAGTACAAGCGTTACCAAGGTCTATTCAAGAAAGGTTCTATCTCAAAAGAAGCATACGATGAAGCAGAAGCGAACTACTTCTCTCTATCGGCTGATATTGAGAGCCTAAAGGCTTCGATCGCTCGTCGTGAAATTCGCGCACCATTCGACGGTACTGTGGGTATTCGTAATGTTTACCTAGGTCAATACCTACAATCAGGTACAGACATCGTACGTTTAGAAGACACCAGTGTGATGCGCCTGCGCTTCACGGTTTCTCAAACGGACATCTCACGCATTAATGTTGGCCAAGCGGTTGATATCTTTGTTGATGCTTACCCAGAGACACCGTTTGAAGGCTCAATCAGTGCTATCGAGCCAGCAGTAAGCGTGCAAAGTGGTCTGATTCAAGTTCAAGCAGACATTCCAAACAGTGATGGCAAGCTACGTAGCGGTATGTTCGCTCGTGCCAACATCATTCTACCGACTCTAGAGAACCAAGTTGCGCTGCCACAAACAGCGATCACTTTCACTCTATACGGTGACAATGTTTACATCTTGACTGAAGAAGATGGCGTGAAACGCGTAACACAACACGTAGTAAAAGTAGGCGAACGTACTGCAGACATCGCACACATCCTTGAAGGTGTGAAAGCCGGTGATGTAGTGGTGACTTCAGGTCAAGTTCGTCTAAGTAATGGTGCCAAGGTGCGAGTTGTTGAGAGTGATGCAATCACCCCACCTTCTGAAACACCACAGTTATAA
- a CDS encoding TetR/AcrR family transcriptional regulator produces the protein MTNHTSQDKRLQILSAAETLIAAEGFQGLSMQKLAKEAGVAAGTIYRYFDDKEHLIEEVRIQVTQRIAEAVQHGVDDSAPIKQRYRTMWLNIWNLAGTNLAAIKNRVQYDSLPVTNSKTFRELERKMFAQVELLFNEGKEQGLFKPLDNEVLGGLSLAASVSLARKHSLGFYHLDDEALEAAIEASWDAIIKH, from the coding sequence ATGACCAATCATACCTCTCAGGATAAGCGCTTACAGATACTCTCTGCCGCCGAGACACTGATCGCAGCGGAAGGTTTTCAAGGCCTTTCAATGCAAAAGTTGGCGAAAGAAGCAGGAGTCGCTGCTGGCACTATATATCGCTATTTCGATGATAAAGAGCACTTAATTGAAGAGGTGCGTATTCAAGTTACTCAACGCATTGCAGAAGCGGTTCAACATGGAGTCGATGACTCCGCACCGATCAAGCAGCGTTACAGAACTATGTGGCTCAACATATGGAACTTGGCTGGTACCAATTTAGCGGCAATCAAAAACCGCGTTCAATATGACTCTTTACCTGTAACAAATAGTAAAACTTTCAGGGAACTAGAAAGAAAAATGTTTGCCCAAGTTGAGCTGTTGTTTAACGAAGGCAAAGAGCAAGGGCTATTTAAACCACTTGATAATGAAGTATTAGGTGGGCTGAGCTTAGCGGCAAGTGTCTCACTCGCGCGTAAGCATTCTTTAGGTTTTTACCATCTCGATGATGAGGCTCTCGAAGCAGCCATTGAAGCGAGCTGGGACGCAATAATTAAACACTGA